From Carya illinoinensis cultivar Pawnee chromosome 5, C.illinoinensisPawnee_v1, whole genome shotgun sequence, one genomic window encodes:
- the LOC122308757 gene encoding 1,4-dihydroxy-2-naphthoyl-CoA synthase, peroxisomal-like, producing MAKMAENDMNTVSRRVASVAQHFIPVHSPSNESGSLGLSNTSNLNDSYHRVHGEVPTHPAVWRIARDDSGKEYQFTDIIYEKAVGEGIAKITINRPERRNAFRPLTIKELIVAFNDARDDNAIGAIIFTGKGTQAFCSGGDQAVRKADGYADYDKFGRLNVLDLQVQIRRLPKPVIAMVAGYAIGGGHILHMVCDLTIAADNAVFGQTGPKVGSFDAGYGSSVMARLIGPKRAREMWFLARFYTAPEAEKMGLVNTIVPLEKLEQETVKWCREIVRNSPTAIRVLKSALNAIDDGHAGLQQLAGDATLLFYGSEEGIAGKTAYLEHRRPDFSKFPWRP from the exons ATGGCAAAAATGGCAGAGAATGACATGAACACCGTATCCAGAAGAGTGGCTTCTGTGGCCCAACACTTCATTCCTGTTCATTCGCCTTCCAATGAATCCGGCTCCCTTGGGTTATCAAACACCTCCAATTTAAACGACAGCTACCATCGGGTACACGGCGAAGTCCCGACTCACCCGGCTGTCTGGAGAATTGCCCGCGATGACTCCGGCAAGGAATACCAGTTCACCGACATCATCTACGAGAAGGCCGTCGGTGAGGGGATTGCAAAG ATTACGATCAATAGGCCAGAGAGACGAAATGCGTTCAGGCCGCTGACAATAAAGGAGCTGATTGTAGCGTTTAATGATGCTAGGGATGATAATGCTATCGGAGCTATCATTTTTACCGGCAAG GGAACCCAGGCATTCTGTAGTGGGGGTGACCAGGCTGTGAGAAAGGCAGACGGTTATGCTGATTATGACAAATTTGGTCGTCTTAATGTCTTAGATTTGCAG GTGCAGATCCGTCGTCTTCCTAAGCCAGTGATTGCAATG gTGGCAGGTTACGCTATTGGAGGAGGACACATATTACACATGGTCTGCGATCTAACCATTGCAGCAGATAATGCTGTGTTTGGTCAAACTGGTCCCAag GTTGGAAGCTTTGACGCCGGTTATGGAAGTTCCGTCATGGCCCGTCTG ATTGGCCCTAAGAGAGCACGTGAAATGTGGTTTTTGGCAAGGTTCTACACAGCTCCTGAAGCAGAGAAGATGGGACTCGTTAACACTATTGTGCCG CTAGAGAAATTAGAGCAAGAAACAGTTAAATGGTGTCGCGAGATCGTAAGAAACAGCCCAACTGCAATTCGGGTGCTGAAGTCAGCTCTTAACGCAATTGATGATGGTCATGCTGGGCTTCAG CAACTTGCCGGGGATGCCACACTCTTGTTTTATGGCTCTGAGGAAGGTATTGCAGGAAAGACAGCATACCTGGAACATAGACGCCCTGATTTCTCGAAATTTCCGTGGAGACCTTGA